From Companilactobacillus heilongjiangensis, one genomic window encodes:
- a CDS encoding FAD:protein FMN transferase: MKTNNQVLLKNEINQMNMNIVIKLVALSSSTEIMEQMKFVTKRVGEHLQEIDEMFSPFRYDSLVSKFQRGDQTPLTSSNEFKEIYNSAVLSQQMTNGIYRPYFAGRFDPSEIVRNWAIEQVFNDELKPMLKNPEIVAVYLSGDDNSKFATKQSSDFRWQIDITEPKNNANVITTYYLQNGAIATAKNNDKQTTVIRSSLVEAGIWALVGTEASVDEFMPFVAHYNLTGIAVGTNIVNFNLGSIIDNKNLTVRR, from the coding sequence ATGAAAACTAACAATCAAGTTTTACTTAAAAATGAAATTAATCAAATGAATATGAATATTGTAATTAAATTAGTAGCACTAAGCTCAAGTACTGAAATTATGGAACAGATGAAATTTGTTACCAAGCGTGTCGGTGAACATCTTCAAGAAATTGACGAAATGTTTTCGCCGTTTCGTTATGATTCACTAGTTTCAAAATTTCAACGTGGAGATCAAACGCCTTTGACGTCCTCAAACGAATTCAAAGAAATTTATAACTCAGCTGTTTTGTCGCAACAAATGACGAATGGAATCTATCGACCATATTTTGCTGGCAGATTTGACCCTTCAGAAATCGTTAGAAATTGGGCAATTGAGCAGGTCTTTAATGATGAATTGAAACCCATGTTAAAGAATCCTGAAATCGTGGCAGTATATTTGAGTGGCGATGACAATTCAAAATTTGCGACCAAGCAAAGTTCAGATTTCCGTTGGCAGATTGATATCACTGAACCTAAGAACAATGCGAACGTGATTACAACATATTATTTACAAAACGGTGCCATCGCTACGGCTAAAAATAATGATAAACAAACGACTGTTATTCGCAGTAGCCTAGTTGAGGCTGGTATCTGGGCTTTAGTTGGTACAGAGGCCAGTGTGGATGAGTTTATGCCATTTGTGGCACATTATAATCTGACGGGAATCGCCGTTGGAACTAATATCGTGAACTTTAATCTTGGCTCTATAATTGATAATAAAAATTTAACAGTTCGAAGATAG
- a CDS encoding SLAP domain-containing protein, translating into MKVNKAARILSILLCSSLALGNVLVQPVKAVTTSLQPDTTTTPANDANSVDVDDTDTTDDTDTQTVNITFVDQNNNKVVDSQGTPYTFSKDYEVGTEIDPADLAATVSSDLNGGYTLDDNQDSITVADSNNNYVLKVIAKTYDHITIALRDPNGNGEGVSYSNSATVGQKSEQLIFSKKVTYDKIPIKDYIYNGYALSYLSFTGFDKIPNSNSDGTLTLTYDMIPEFEKTYQNINYYVLKAIYSVPLDQTITLQHVDDKGTAIPGTTDETLSGYKTGDVIENPYSLAEVKEIPGYTFFKTTSPYVVSEENQIKLIYTKGDINYLTVNYKDKATGKIIYTDYLRGNSGDTVNIQDIANIQGFDSYRSSNPDSIGDYTLTANNESINIDVQMKDPFTISIIQSSDSNISLTSKATFEYGSATNNDWVTFLDNNLSNVESFTVISEFEGETNSEQLDIDYVLSLGISDLYDVFNGVLIPGTIINDDSDTSGLVAKVEINYRPETINDKPINVTYQTTDNKVVENKALTNDSADTVDAGNLVKTGLPKGYEFDDTDNIYSINSVNNDSIELISQVKKISDSGSGGGNNGGGNNSGGSNNNNNNKPGDITDITESISTHPGSSDITIFDNNGKDTSKTVSSNTDFSADQKMTLNGKTYYRIADNQWINADDTYTFYASQTSVKTFSDSAKSLVSSNNKAISYRMLGNDSDWYTDRYTYLNGQKYYRIATNEWVSANDTFEYQSANKVVQPTSNAKLYDDRGIFVRNAPTYSLKTDKVSTINGVQMYRVATNQWLPITDVK; encoded by the coding sequence ATGAAAGTAAACAAAGCCGCTAGAATCCTTAGCATTCTACTTTGCTCATCTTTAGCTTTAGGCAACGTGCTGGTTCAACCAGTAAAAGCTGTTACAACTAGTTTGCAGCCTGACACAACAACTACTCCCGCAAATGATGCCAACAGTGTGGATGTTGACGATACTGACACCACAGATGACACAGATACTCAAACGGTGAATATCACTTTTGTCGATCAGAACAATAATAAAGTTGTCGACAGCCAAGGCACACCTTATACATTTTCAAAAGACTATGAAGTCGGCACTGAAATTGATCCTGCCGATTTGGCTGCAACGGTGAGTTCTGATTTGAATGGTGGTTATACTCTCGATGATAATCAAGATTCAATTACAGTCGCAGATAGCAATAACAATTATGTTTTAAAAGTCATTGCCAAAACTTATGACCATATTACGATTGCCCTTCGGGATCCCAACGGAAATGGTGAAGGCGTATCTTACAGTAACTCAGCTACCGTCGGACAAAAAAGTGAACAACTTATTTTCAGTAAAAAGGTAACTTACGACAAGATTCCTATCAAAGATTACATATATAATGGTTACGCTCTATCGTATCTTTCATTTACTGGATTCGACAAAATCCCTAATTCCAACTCTGATGGTACGCTAACACTCACCTATGATATGATTCCGGAATTTGAAAAAACATATCAAAATATTAATTATTATGTTTTGAAAGCAATTTACTCCGTCCCATTGGACCAAACAATTACACTGCAACATGTTGATGACAAAGGAACAGCGATTCCAGGCACTACTGATGAAACTCTTTCTGGATATAAAACTGGCGATGTCATAGAGAATCCTTACTCTCTTGCTGAGGTTAAAGAAATTCCCGGTTACACATTCTTCAAAACTACCAGTCCCTATGTCGTATCTGAAGAAAATCAAATCAAGCTGATTTATACCAAAGGTGACATTAACTATTTAACAGTAAATTATAAGGACAAAGCTACTGGAAAAATAATTTATACTGACTACTTACGTGGCAATTCCGGCGATACTGTGAATATCCAAGATATTGCAAACATTCAAGGATTTGACAGTTACAGATCATCTAATCCCGATTCAATCGGAGATTATACACTGACAGCTAACAACGAAAGTATAAATATTGACGTACAGATGAAAGACCCTTTTACAATATCTATAATTCAATCATCTGATAGTAACATCAGTCTTACGTCTAAAGCGACTTTCGAATATGGCAGCGCCACAAATAATGATTGGGTAACATTTTTGGATAATAATTTATCTAACGTAGAATCGTTTACCGTCATTTCGGAATTTGAAGGAGAAACAAACTCTGAACAGCTAGATATCGATTATGTACTTTCGCTTGGGATTTCAGATTTATACGACGTATTTAACGGCGTACTCATTCCTGGAACAATCATTAACGATGATTCAGATACTAGTGGCCTAGTCGCAAAGGTTGAAATAAATTATCGTCCTGAAACAATTAACGACAAGCCTATCAATGTAACTTATCAAACAACTGATAATAAAGTCGTCGAAAATAAGGCTTTGACAAATGATTCTGCAGACACCGTTGATGCAGGCAATTTAGTCAAAACAGGTCTTCCTAAAGGTTATGAGTTCGATGACACAGATAATATCTACTCCATTAATTCCGTCAACAATGATTCCATAGAGCTCATTTCTCAAGTCAAAAAAATATCAGACTCCGGCTCTGGTGGAGGCAATAATGGTGGTGGAAATAACTCCGGCGGCTCAAATAATAACAATAATAATAAACCTGGCGACATTACTGATATAACAGAATCTATTAGCACTCACCCTGGTTCATCCGACATAACTATTTTTGACAACAATGGTAAAGATACTAGTAAAACTGTTTCATCTAACACTGACTTCTCTGCCGATCAAAAGATGACTCTGAATGGCAAAACTTACTATCGTATCGCTGACAACCAATGGATAAACGCTGATGACACTTACACTTTCTATGCCAGCCAAACAAGCGTTAAAACTTTCTCCGATTCAGCTAAGTCATTAGTGAGTTCAAATAATAAAGCTATCTCTTACCGCATGCTAGGTAACGATAGCGACTGGTATACCGACCGTTACACTTACCTAAACGGGCAAAAATATTATCGTATCGCTACTAACGAATGGGTTAGTGCCAATGATACTTTTGAATATCAATCGGCAAATAAAGTTGTACAACCGACTTCAAATGCAAAATTGTACGATGACCGTGGAATTTTCGTTCGTAATGCACCAACATACAGTCTCAAAACTGACAAAGTTTCAACGATTAATGGTGTTCAAATGTATCGGGTTGCTACTAACCAATGGTTACCTATTACTGACGTGAAATAA
- a CDS encoding aldo/keto reductase: protein MNLNLDSTVTLNNGVEMPQLGLGVWKVNNSGASQSVQWALKHGYKAIDTAKQYGNEAGVGDGLQKGLAENGLKREDIFLTTKIFNGDQGYQSVLDNFEGQLKRLQTDYVDLLLIHWPVSGTYVDTWRALETIYKAGKARAIGVSNFNIERLSNILKFCSIKPAVNQMEYHPLCQEVDIKNFCEENNIYLEAWSPLGGGSVLGDTRLKTIADKYNKSVAQVILRWDLQNGIITIPKSVHEARIIQNADVYDFEISDDDMEEINGFDADKRSLWYGDFYWSGNPDGFKDSVDVWDDQDQFNK from the coding sequence ATGAATTTAAACTTAGATTCTACAGTAACTTTGAACAATGGTGTTGAAATGCCTCAACTTGGATTGGGTGTTTGGAAAGTTAACAACTCTGGTGCTTCTCAATCAGTCCAATGGGCATTAAAACATGGCTATAAAGCTATTGATACTGCTAAACAATATGGTAATGAAGCCGGCGTTGGCGATGGATTACAAAAAGGATTAGCAGAAAATGGACTCAAGCGCGAAGATATTTTTCTAACAACTAAGATCTTTAACGGTGACCAAGGCTATCAATCAGTGCTAGATAACTTTGAAGGCCAATTAAAGAGATTGCAAACCGATTATGTGGACCTACTTTTGATTCACTGGCCTGTAAGTGGTACTTATGTAGACACTTGGCGTGCTCTAGAAACTATTTACAAAGCTGGCAAAGCACGTGCTATCGGTGTTTCAAACTTCAATATTGAACGACTAAGCAATATTCTCAAGTTCTGTTCAATTAAACCTGCAGTTAACCAAATGGAATATCACCCACTTTGCCAAGAAGTAGATATCAAGAATTTCTGTGAAGAAAATAATATTTACCTCGAAGCATGGTCTCCACTTGGCGGTGGTTCAGTTCTAGGCGACACAAGACTCAAGACAATTGCCGACAAGTACAATAAGTCAGTTGCCCAAGTAATCCTTCGTTGGGACTTACAAAACGGCATTATCACAATTCCTAAGTCAGTTCACGAAGCTAGAATTATTCAAAATGCGGACGTTTATGACTTTGAAATCAGTGATGACGATATGGAAGAAATCAATGGCTTTGACGCTGACAAACGCAGTCTTTGGTATGGTGACTTCTATTGGAGCGGCAATCCTGATGGATTCAAGGATAGCGTTGATGTTTGGGACGACCAAGATCAATTTAATAAATAA
- a CDS encoding fructose-bisphosphatase class III produces the protein MILGINEFIWYSSIVYAIRTEDDGLSWEGIAHKMDNEFTNINEIKTKIVNLTSNLNLPKGTEAFISDIHGNDDKYLNIIRSGAGNVSRKVEEVFNGRLTKLNQKKLVCLIYYPEEVLENINEKLTDTDDAKQWYMETINRLVEIVRYISGKYPRNIVYDALDSNLRDISEKIVFGNLDTQDKQQYYREMVKTLVNLQMGEEFIISICHAIQKLAIERIHIIGDVYDRGRHPESVIKQLSDTWQNFDFEWGNHDILWMGSLAGSKLCMLNVIRICARYHNLRLLEDVYGIDLTSMIKFATHAYVPIPNFESKVNITGETNEEKDIDNCVQQAAAIMQFKLEGQAIKRRPEFGMNDRLLLDKLSLDKKSVTIGDKTYPIKHGCFQTVNPANPYQITHSEQTVIIDLINQFTHSSQLNEHMWYMLDNGSMYLKHNGNLLFHGCIPVDEKGNFLKWQQDGHEYSGKSFCDYSEYVLKDGMRHPTTGDCYNSDFIWYLWEGKNSPLFGRDKMATFERYFIDDTELQKEHCNPFFKLCKEEWFADKLMKEFELNSRGHIINGHTPDADESPIMANKKIVVVNGLSEADDRNSEIGGYALLFDSYGMRLETLKSFTSRKKSIEEMSDVVIAKQIVERSSERITVKDTDYGQKIKKQIEKLTAMLQ, from the coding sequence GTGATACTTGGAATTAATGAATTCATTTGGTATAGTTCAATTGTATACGCTATCAGAACTGAAGATGACGGATTATCTTGGGAAGGCATAGCACATAAAATGGACAACGAATTCACAAATATTAATGAGATAAAGACTAAAATAGTTAATTTAACATCAAACTTGAATTTACCAAAAGGAACTGAAGCTTTTATCAGCGATATTCATGGTAATGATGATAAATATTTAAATATTATTCGTAGTGGTGCGGGTAATGTCAGCCGTAAAGTTGAAGAAGTTTTCAATGGACGTTTGACCAAGCTGAATCAAAAGAAGTTAGTCTGTCTAATTTACTATCCCGAAGAAGTTTTGGAGAATATAAATGAAAAGCTAACTGATACAGACGATGCCAAGCAATGGTATATGGAAACAATTAATCGTTTAGTTGAAATCGTTCGTTATATTTCTGGCAAGTATCCCCGCAATATTGTCTATGATGCTCTCGACAGCAATCTCCGCGACATCTCAGAAAAGATAGTTTTCGGCAATTTGGACACGCAGGACAAGCAACAGTATTATCGTGAAATGGTCAAAACACTAGTAAATTTGCAGATGGGCGAAGAATTTATCATCTCAATCTGTCACGCTATTCAAAAATTAGCTATCGAACGAATCCATATTATTGGGGATGTTTATGACCGTGGTCGTCACCCCGAAAGTGTCATTAAACAGTTGAGTGACACCTGGCAAAACTTTGATTTCGAATGGGGCAATCACGATATATTATGGATGGGAAGTTTGGCCGGCTCTAAATTATGTATGCTAAATGTGATCCGCATCTGTGCTCGTTATCATAATCTCAGGTTGTTGGAAGATGTTTATGGCATCGATTTAACTTCAATGATAAAGTTTGCGACCCACGCCTATGTGCCAATCCCAAATTTCGAATCGAAAGTTAACATCACTGGGGAAACTAATGAGGAAAAGGATATCGACAACTGTGTTCAACAAGCTGCGGCTATCATGCAATTCAAGCTGGAAGGTCAAGCAATCAAACGCCGTCCTGAATTTGGCATGAATGACCGCCTATTGTTGGATAAACTAAGTTTAGATAAGAAATCAGTTACCATCGGGGATAAAACTTACCCTATCAAACACGGCTGTTTTCAAACAGTCAATCCCGCCAATCCTTATCAAATTACGCATAGTGAACAGACCGTTATTATCGATCTGATCAATCAATTCACGCATTCATCGCAATTGAATGAACACATGTGGTACATGCTCGACAATGGTTCAATGTATCTGAAGCATAATGGCAATCTACTTTTCCACGGCTGTATTCCAGTTGATGAGAAAGGTAACTTTCTAAAGTGGCAACAAGATGGTCATGAGTATTCAGGCAAGAGTTTCTGTGATTATTCAGAATACGTGCTAAAAGATGGTATGAGACACCCAACAACTGGCGATTGTTATAACTCCGATTTCATCTGGTACTTATGGGAAGGAAAAAATTCTCCATTATTTGGCAGAGATAAAATGGCAACGTTTGAGCGCTATTTCATTGACGACACAGAACTCCAAAAAGAACACTGTAATCCATTCTTTAAATTGTGTAAGGAAGAGTGGTTTGCGGATAAGTTAATGAAGGAGTTTGAACTAAATAGCCGTGGACACATAATCAACGGCCACACACCAGATGCCGATGAATCACCAATCATGGCAAATAAGAAAATTGTTGTGGTAAATGGGTTATCAGAAGCAGATGACAGGAATAGTGAAATAGGTGGCTATGCATTGCTATTCGATTCATACGGCATGCGTTTGGAAACATTGAAGTCCTTCACATCAAGAAAAAAGTCGATTGAAGAAATGTCAGACGTAGTGATAGCAAAACAAATAGTAGAGCGTTCGTCCGAAAGAATAACCGTTAAAGATACGGATTATGGACAAAAAATAAAGAAACAGATCGAAAAATTAACAGCGATGCTACAGTAA
- a CDS encoding uracil-xanthine permease family protein produces the protein MDPNSKDYRNPDAVLDVYEKPPLSTWAFLSLQHLFSMFGATVLVPLLVGLDPSIALFSSGVGTIIHILITHRKIPAYMSSSFSFIVPMVALMKTVGYAGVAQGTIAVGCVYLIVSLIVGFVGSDWIDKALPPIVVGPIVIVIGMSVAGSAANNAMMNGSHYDLKYFGVAMFTLFLTVLLNMYLRGFWSNIAILLGIVGGYILSVALGIVDFSKVISTPWLKLPAFDLMFVNYMPKQIYWGAILSFAPIAFVTMAEHLGHIMVLDELTHRDFFKDPGLHKTLAGDGTASIVAAFLGGPPITSYGENIGVMAVNKIFSVYVVMGAAVFAALFGFVGKLSALIQTVPGPVIGGISFVLFGVISSSGLRILVDNKVDFNEKRNLMIASVILVIGIGNAYLQIGTFQFTGVGVATVVGIILNLILPKYALSENWDDDKDKWEKDKKTK, from the coding sequence ATGGATCCAAATAGTAAAGACTATCGCAATCCGGATGCAGTTTTAGACGTTTATGAAAAGCCACCTTTAAGCACGTGGGCTTTCCTATCATTACAGCACTTATTCTCAATGTTTGGCGCCACCGTTTTAGTGCCACTACTTGTTGGACTTGATCCAAGTATCGCGCTATTCAGTTCTGGTGTCGGAACAATTATTCATATTTTAATAACTCACCGGAAGATTCCAGCTTACATGAGTTCCAGTTTCTCATTCATTGTGCCGATGGTCGCGTTGATGAAGACCGTAGGTTATGCCGGAGTCGCTCAAGGTACCATTGCCGTTGGCTGTGTTTACCTAATTGTTTCATTGATTGTTGGCTTCGTTGGTTCTGACTGGATCGACAAAGCTTTGCCACCTATCGTTGTTGGACCAATCGTTATCGTCATTGGTATGTCAGTTGCCGGAAGTGCTGCTAACAACGCCATGATGAACGGTTCTCACTACGATTTGAAATACTTCGGAGTTGCCATGTTCACACTTTTCTTAACCGTCCTATTGAACATGTATCTCCGTGGTTTCTGGAGTAATATTGCTATTTTACTAGGTATCGTTGGTGGATACATTCTATCCGTTGCCTTAGGTATCGTTGATTTTTCAAAAGTCATCTCAACACCTTGGCTTAAGTTACCTGCTTTCGATTTAATGTTCGTTAACTACATGCCCAAACAAATTTATTGGGGCGCTATCCTGAGTTTTGCGCCGATTGCCTTCGTTACAATGGCTGAACACTTGGGACATATCATGGTGCTAGATGAATTGACTCACCGTGATTTCTTCAAAGATCCTGGTCTTCACAAAACTCTAGCCGGTGATGGTACAGCTTCAATCGTGGCTGCCTTCCTTGGTGGTCCTCCTATCACATCATACGGTGAAAACATTGGTGTTATGGCCGTTAACAAAATTTTCAGTGTGTACGTTGTTATGGGTGCCGCAGTCTTCGCTGCCTTGTTCGGGTTCGTTGGTAAACTGAGTGCCTTAATCCAAACAGTTCCCGGTCCTGTAATCGGTGGTATCAGTTTCGTCTTGTTCGGTGTTATTTCATCTAGTGGTTTGAGAATCCTAGTTGATAATAAAGTCGATTTTAACGAGAAACGTAACTTGATGATTGCCTCGGTTATCTTGGTTATCGGTATCGGTAATGCCTACCTCCAAATCGGTACTTTCCAGTTTACTGGTGTTGGTGTGGCTACTGTTGTTGGTATTATTCTCAACTTGATTTTGCCTAAATATGCCCTCTCAGAAAATTGGGACGATGATAAAGACAAATGGGAAAAAGATAAAAAAACTAAGTAG
- a CDS encoding histidine phosphatase family protein: MVELYIVRHGETDTNYEGRINGMSTDKPLNAKGIAQVEELKKYIDINKFDEIYSSPMKRAMQTAEILNQNVHEIKQDKRLYEADYGSWDGLKESELHDKYPDVFDENNYLLPGYTKYAKDGEEYADVYKRVEDFMDDMAKKGDEKIMVVCHGFVSRSFMKVVTGAQNISQIIQPDNAGVSKFVISDSGVKYMYYYGRVNNID; encoded by the coding sequence ATGGTCGAGTTATATATTGTAAGACATGGCGAAACGGATACCAACTATGAGGGACGTATCAATGGTATGTCTACTGACAAGCCACTTAACGCCAAAGGAATTGCCCAAGTTGAAGAATTAAAAAAATATATTGATATTAATAAATTTGATGAAATTTATTCAAGTCCAATGAAACGTGCTATGCAGACAGCCGAGATTTTGAATCAAAATGTTCACGAAATTAAACAAGACAAACGTCTTTATGAAGCAGATTATGGTTCATGGGATGGACTTAAAGAGTCAGAGTTGCACGATAAATATCCTGATGTATTCGATGAAAATAACTATTTATTGCCTGGTTATACTAAATATGCCAAAGATGGTGAGGAATATGCGGACGTCTACAAACGTGTTGAAGATTTTATGGATGATATGGCAAAAAAAGGTGACGAAAAAATCATGGTCGTCTGTCACGGATTTGTCAGTCGTTCATTTATGAAAGTTGTTACCGGAGCACAAAATATTTCACAAATCATCCAACCAGATAACGCTGGTGTTTCAAAATTTGTTATTTCTGACAGTGGTGTTAAATACATGTACTATTATGGACGAGTAAACAACATCGATTAG
- the ubiE gene encoding bifunctional demethylmenaquinone methyltransferase/2-methoxy-6-polyprenyl-1,4-benzoquinol methylase UbiE: MGLTNKVPEKDVQKTFNNIAENYDKLNSIMSLGTHQKWRQKATSKITVGPDNILDLCCGTADWTITLAKRYPHAKVIGMDFSQEMLKIAQQKVSAAEVTNVNLEIGDAMKLAYQDNSFEVVTIGFGLRNVPDADKALQEIYRVLKPGGQLICLEAFKVETPVIKIGWQMYFNHIMPLMGKVFAKSQPEYQYLDDSVNKFVSIKRLAEMMQDVGFKNITVDDLMFKAAAIHAAEK; encoded by the coding sequence ATGGGACTGACCAATAAAGTACCAGAAAAAGACGTGCAAAAAACGTTCAATAATATTGCTGAAAATTATGACAAGCTGAACTCAATCATGAGTTTGGGAACACATCAAAAGTGGCGTCAAAAGGCAACATCGAAAATCACGGTGGGACCTGATAATATTTTGGATCTCTGTTGTGGGACAGCAGACTGGACAATTACTTTAGCCAAACGTTATCCCCATGCCAAAGTAATTGGAATGGATTTCAGCCAAGAGATGTTGAAGATTGCCCAACAAAAAGTCAGTGCCGCTGAAGTAACCAACGTGAATTTGGAAATTGGCGATGCTATGAAACTGGCCTATCAGGATAATAGTTTCGAGGTAGTCACGATTGGCTTTGGCTTGCGCAATGTACCAGACGCCGATAAGGCTCTACAAGAAATCTATCGAGTTTTGAAACCCGGTGGGCAGTTAATCTGTCTGGAAGCTTTCAAAGTGGAAACTCCAGTTATCAAAATTGGCTGGCAGATGTATTTCAATCATATAATGCCTTTGATGGGCAAAGTTTTCGCCAAGAGTCAGCCGGAGTATCAATATTTAGATGATTCAGTTAACAAATTTGTCAGTATCAAACGATTGGCTGAGATGATGCAGGATGTTGGGTTTAAAAATATCACTGTTGATGATCTAATGTTCAAGGCGGCAGCCATTCACGCAGCTGAAAAATAA
- a CDS encoding LacI family DNA-binding transcriptional regulator: MSNIRDVAKRSGHSVSTVSRVINNLSYVADDTKQDILRAMEELDYHPNDVARALSTGKTHMVGVVLPYINIPYFQKLISAITEAAFKENYQVTLLPSDYSAKNEIKYLEMLKHQSFDGLIFTSRKISFEKIMEYQQYGTITCCEDTFDYPISCAYTNREESYTKVFDLLRRLKFEHIGVTLSRSEEYSQSTKQTKGSFEKVFGKKITPKHLYMGAQGYSEGVKAAKYLIERDPKLQVVFANSDQVAVGVLSELHKMNIDIPVIGQEDLDYSRLMNFSTIDHKLMEIGEYAFWSIFEKDIVKKSIPSEFILRGQLIK; encoded by the coding sequence ATGTCAAATATTCGCGATGTTGCCAAAAGATCCGGTCATTCAGTTTCGACTGTCTCACGGGTCATCAATAATTTAAGTTACGTTGCCGACGATACGAAACAAGATATTTTGCGGGCAATGGAAGAATTGGACTACCATCCAAACGATGTGGCGCGGGCCTTGAGTACAGGTAAAACTCATATGGTCGGGGTCGTTTTGCCGTATATTAATATTCCATATTTCCAAAAGTTGATTTCGGCTATTACTGAAGCGGCGTTTAAAGAAAACTATCAAGTGACACTATTGCCATCAGATTATAGTGCCAAAAATGAGATAAAGTATTTGGAAATGTTGAAGCATCAGTCATTCGATGGCTTAATCTTTACTTCTCGAAAAATTTCCTTTGAAAAAATTATGGAGTATCAACAGTATGGAACGATTACCTGTTGCGAAGATACTTTCGACTATCCAATTTCTTGTGCGTATACCAATCGTGAAGAGTCATATACCAAAGTATTCGACCTGTTGCGCAGATTAAAATTTGAGCATATCGGCGTTACACTCTCCCGAAGTGAAGAATATAGCCAATCGACTAAGCAAACTAAGGGTTCCTTTGAAAAAGTATTTGGTAAAAAAATCACCCCCAAGCATTTGTATATGGGAGCTCAAGGTTATAGTGAAGGAGTAAAAGCTGCTAAATATCTGATAGAGCGAGATCCAAAGTTACAAGTGGTTTTCGCTAACAGTGATCAAGTGGCAGTTGGAGTTTTATCAGAGTTGCACAAAATGAATATTGATATCCCTGTAATTGGTCAGGAAGATTTAGATTACAGTCGTTTGATGAACTTTTCTACTATTGATCATAAATTAATGGAAATCGGCGAGTATGCTTTCTGGTCTATTTTCGAAAAAGACATCGTAAAGAAGTCAATTCCATCAGAATTTATTTTGCGTGGTCAATTGATTAAATAG
- a CDS encoding Hsp20/alpha crystallin family protein → MTNEIMDRNNLMRNWFNNDSWMNNFPSIFDNNFPEDSTLKTDIKETDKNYEVHVDMPAFDKKDIDINYENNVLTVSGHRDSFNDHNDKNGDMIMSERSSGRFMRQYHLPAVDTKNIKANYDKGVLMIDLPKLENKVDSGHHVDID, encoded by the coding sequence ATGACAAATGAAATTATGGATCGTAATAATTTGATGAGAAACTGGTTCAACAATGATTCGTGGATGAACAATTTTCCATCTATATTTGACAACAATTTCCCAGAGGACTCAACTCTAAAAACTGATATTAAGGAAACAGATAAGAATTATGAGGTCCATGTGGATATGCCGGCATTTGATAAGAAGGATATTGACATCAATTATGAAAATAATGTTTTAACAGTTAGTGGCCATCGTGATAGTTTCAATGATCACAATGATAAGAACGGTGACATGATTATGAGTGAACGTTCAAGCGGCCGCTTTATGAGACAATATCACTTGCCAGCAGTCGATACTAAAAATATCAAAGCTAATTATGACAAGGGTGTCTTGATGATTGATCTTCCAAAGTTGGAAAACAAGGTTGATTCTGGACATCACGTTGATATTGACTAG
- a CDS encoding DUF488 domain-containing protein: MTKLIMKRIYDKELPEGYRVLVDRLWPRGISKVRADLDLWAKEIAPTAELRKWFSHDPEKYADFKTKYLAEINANPYTEEFLTNLKTALEKQDVLILFSAKDEEHNDAVVLMEYLNSKI, translated from the coding sequence ATGACTAAGTTGATTATGAAACGTATTTATGACAAGGAATTGCCTGAGGGATATCGAGTTCTTGTGGATCGTCTTTGGCCTCGTGGCATCTCAAAAGTTCGAGCAGATTTGGACCTTTGGGCTAAAGAAATTGCTCCAACTGCCGAATTGCGCAAGTGGTTCAGTCATGATCCTGAAAAATACGCGGACTTTAAAACAAAGTATTTAGCAGAAATAAATGCAAATCCTTACACAGAAGAGTTTTTGACAAATTTAAAAACGGCATTAGAAAAACAAGATGTTCTTATATTATTTAGCGCTAAAGATGAGGAACATAATGATGCGGTAGTCCTAATGGAATATCTAAATTCGAAGATTTAA